One genomic window of Geodermatophilus sp. DSM 44513 includes the following:
- a CDS encoding DUF3073 domain-containing protein → MGRGRAKAKQTRVARELKYSSPNTDLSALQRELTGSPSTYTAPSRASTDDDDDEDDYTDRWADGDDDDGLDGVAASR, encoded by the coding sequence ATGGGGCGCGGCCGAGCGAAGGCCAAGCAGACACGCGTGGCCCGTGAGCTCAAGTACAGCTCACCGAACACCGATCTCTCCGCCTTGCAGCGCGAGCTGACCGGCTCGCCGTCGACGTACACCGCGCCCTCCCGGGCGAGCACGGATGACGACGACGACGAGGACGACTACACCGACCGCTGGGCGGACGGTGACGACGACGACGGCCTGGACGGCGTAGCCGCCAGCCGGTAG
- a CDS encoding Glu/Leu/Phe/Val dehydrogenase, translated as MDVLRSGHEQVVFCSDPASGLRAVIAIHSTALGPALGGTRFHPYADEDAAVADALALSRAMTYKNSLAGLDLGGGKAVIIGDPHTDKTEALLRAYGRFVESLGGRYLTACDVGTYNADLDVVARETRFAHGRSTAHGGCGDSSVLTAHGVFQGMRAAAQHRWGKPSLAGRTVGVAGVGKVGSWLVDRLVEDGADVVVTDVDAGAVERVLARHPGVDAVSDTATLVRTPSDVYAPCALGGALDDATVAELEAEIVCGGANNQLAHAGTADELLRRGVLYAPDYLVNAGGVIQVEDERHGFSFARAEARATGIFDVALRVFRAADDAGVSPAVAADRLAEERIASVGRLATIRLPR; from the coding sequence GTGGACGTACTCCGCTCCGGTCACGAACAGGTCGTCTTCTGCTCCGACCCGGCCTCCGGGCTGCGGGCGGTGATCGCGATCCACTCCACGGCGCTGGGGCCGGCGCTGGGCGGCACCCGCTTCCACCCCTACGCCGACGAGGACGCCGCCGTCGCCGACGCGCTCGCCCTGTCCCGGGCCATGACCTACAAGAACAGCCTGGCCGGCCTGGACCTCGGCGGCGGCAAGGCCGTCATCATCGGGGACCCGCACACCGACAAGACCGAGGCGCTGCTGCGCGCCTACGGCCGGTTCGTGGAGTCCCTCGGCGGGCGGTACCTGACCGCCTGCGACGTCGGCACGTACAACGCCGACCTCGACGTCGTCGCCCGGGAGACCCGCTTCGCGCACGGCCGGTCCACCGCCCACGGCGGCTGCGGGGACTCCTCGGTGCTCACCGCCCACGGCGTCTTCCAGGGCATGCGGGCGGCCGCGCAGCACCGCTGGGGCAAGCCGTCGCTGGCCGGGCGCACCGTCGGCGTGGCCGGGGTGGGCAAGGTGGGCAGCTGGCTGGTCGACCGGCTGGTCGAGGACGGCGCCGACGTGGTGGTCACCGACGTGGACGCCGGCGCGGTGGAGCGGGTGCTGGCCCGCCACCCCGGCGTGGACGCGGTCTCCGACACCGCCACGCTGGTGCGCACCCCCAGCGACGTCTACGCCCCCTGCGCCCTGGGCGGCGCTCTGGACGACGCGACGGTCGCCGAGCTGGAGGCCGAGATCGTCTGCGGCGGGGCCAACAACCAGCTCGCGCACGCCGGCACCGCCGACGAGCTGCTGCGCCGCGGCGTCCTCTACGCCCCCGACTACCTGGTCAACGCCGGCGGCGTCATCCAGGTGGAGGACGAGCGGCACGGCTTCTCCTTCGCGCGGGCCGAGGCCCGGGCCACCGGGATCTTCGACGTCGCGCTGCGGGTGTTCCGGGCCGCCGACGACGCCGGCGTCTCCCCCGCCGTGGCCGCCGACCGGCTGGCCGAGGAGCGGATCGCCTCGGTCGGCCGGCTGGCCACCATCCGGCTGCCCCGCTGA
- a CDS encoding ABC transporter permease, whose amino-acid sequence MAVFVFFAAQSSVFRSLGGVANWLDPASTLGIMAVAVALLMIGGHFDLSAGVMTGTTALTVGIVATELDQNIWVAIAVALVLALALGFCNGWLVTRTGLPSFIITLGSFLMLQGLNLGLTKTFTGTVSAGGIAEAPGYGGAEWVFASRVELAGVEFRIAIVWWLLATALATWVLLRTRFGNWVFATGGDEVAARNVGVPARRTTITLFMTTAVAAWFVGTTLAVRLTSVQANTGIGQELIYIVAAVIGGCLLTGGFGSAVGASLGALVFGMTQLGIVYLRWDADWFYFFLGAMLLLAVLANRAVRRYAEAARR is encoded by the coding sequence GTGGCGGTGTTCGTGTTCTTCGCCGCCCAGTCGTCGGTGTTCCGGTCCCTGGGCGGTGTGGCCAACTGGCTGGACCCGGCCTCGACGCTGGGCATCATGGCCGTCGCGGTGGCCCTGCTGATGATCGGCGGGCACTTCGACCTGTCGGCCGGCGTCATGACCGGGACGACGGCACTGACCGTCGGGATCGTGGCCACCGAGCTGGACCAGAACATCTGGGTGGCCATCGCCGTCGCGCTGGTGCTGGCCCTCGCGCTGGGCTTCTGCAACGGCTGGCTGGTCACCCGCACCGGGCTGCCCAGCTTCATCATCACGCTGGGCAGCTTCCTCATGCTGCAGGGCCTGAACCTGGGGCTGACCAAGACGTTCACCGGCACCGTGTCGGCCGGGGGGATCGCGGAGGCACCCGGCTACGGCGGCGCGGAGTGGGTGTTCGCCTCCCGCGTGGAGCTCGCCGGCGTGGAGTTCCGCATCGCGATCGTGTGGTGGCTGCTGGCCACCGCGCTGGCCACCTGGGTGCTGCTGCGCACCCGCTTCGGCAACTGGGTCTTCGCCACCGGCGGCGACGAGGTGGCGGCCCGCAACGTCGGCGTCCCGGCGCGGCGGACCACCATCACGCTGTTCATGACCACGGCGGTCGCGGCCTGGTTCGTCGGCACCACGCTGGCCGTCCGGCTGACCTCGGTGCAGGCCAACACCGGCATCGGCCAGGAGCTCATCTACATCGTCGCCGCGGTCATCGGCGGGTGCCTGCTGACCGGCGGGTTCGGCTCGGCGGTCGGCGCCTCGCTGGGCGCGCTGGTGTTCGGCATGACCCAGCTCGGCATCGTCTACCTGCGGTGGGACGCCGACTGGTTCTACTTCTTCCTCGGCGCGATGCTGCTGCTCGCCGTGCTGGCCAACCGGGCGGTCCGCCGCTACGCCGAGGCGGCCCGCAGGTGA
- a CDS encoding sugar ABC transporter substrate-binding protein: MAEPKRLLALVLAAPLLLAACTTGDGGDGGAAPDGGGTGAGGGGGGGGELSVAVVTHGSAGDAFWDVVQNGAEAAGEDLGVAVDYQSDGDPQRQSQLVDAAVNSGVDGIVVSMANPDALEDSVTAAVRAGIPVVTVNSGGDRSTEFGAIGHVGQDETVAGRGAGERLAADGTQNVLCVVHEAGNIGLEQRCAGAAEGLGRPLTPLQVDVNDLPGAQSTITSQLQADPSIDGVLALNSAVAGVAVDAVAAAGSEARVATFDLDQDVIAGIQAGDVAFAVDQQQYLQGYLPVSMVKLYAENLNTVGGGQPVLTGPAIVDAGTVDAIADLASAGTR; the protein is encoded by the coding sequence ATGGCCGAACCGAAGCGACTGCTGGCGCTCGTGCTCGCCGCGCCCCTGCTGCTCGCCGCCTGCACCACCGGCGACGGCGGGGACGGCGGCGCAGCCCCGGACGGCGGCGGCACGGGTGCCGGCGGCGGGGGCGGCGGCGGCGGCGAGCTGAGCGTCGCGGTGGTCACGCACGGTTCGGCCGGCGACGCGTTCTGGGACGTCGTGCAGAACGGCGCCGAGGCGGCCGGGGAGGACCTCGGCGTCGCCGTCGACTACCAGAGCGACGGCGACCCGCAGCGGCAGTCCCAGCTGGTCGACGCCGCGGTCAACTCCGGCGTCGACGGCATCGTCGTCTCGATGGCCAACCCCGACGCGCTGGAGGACTCCGTCACCGCCGCGGTCCGGGCCGGCATCCCGGTGGTCACGGTCAACTCCGGCGGCGACCGGTCCACGGAGTTCGGCGCCATCGGCCACGTCGGCCAGGACGAGACGGTGGCCGGCCGGGGGGCGGGTGAGCGGCTGGCCGCCGACGGCACGCAGAACGTGCTGTGCGTCGTCCACGAGGCCGGCAACATCGGCCTGGAACAGCGCTGCGCCGGTGCCGCCGAGGGCCTGGGCCGGCCGCTCACCCCGCTGCAGGTGGACGTCAACGACCTGCCCGGAGCGCAGTCCACGATCACCTCGCAGCTGCAGGCCGACCCGTCCATCGACGGCGTTCTCGCGCTGAACTCCGCGGTGGCCGGCGTGGCGGTGGACGCGGTCGCCGCCGCCGGCTCGGAGGCGCGGGTGGCCACCTTCGACCTCGACCAGGACGTCATCGCGGGCATCCAGGCCGGGGACGTCGCGTTCGCCGTCGACCAGCAGCAGTACCTGCAGGGCTACCTGCCGGTGTCGATGGTCAAGCTGTACGCGGAGAACCTGAACACCGTCGGCGGGGGGCAGCCGGTGCTGACCGGCCCGGCCATCGTCGACGCCGGCACCGTCGACGCGATCGCCGACCTGGCCTCGGCCGGGACCCGCTGA
- a CDS encoding M23 family metallopeptidase translates to MLAGVVTATVVLTGAAPVSAAPEPPNPTDEQLGEAQSSQDAAAAEVGRIGALVAQAESELERYAYQAEAAGTAYLAAEEALVQAQAEAARTALELEAAVAAVDAAMARIAGFSRDSYMNGNTLSTAAALLDADGPAELVQTAAMLDYVSANHLDVLGQLEIAQVQQANADSAARAARDKTAQAEAAAAAAKAEADRQLSAQRAAYDQVSAQKADYEAQLQAAEIELLRLQGARNAFEEWQAQKAAEEAAAAEAARRAEQEAAAAAAAARAAARSQSSGSGSSSSSSSSSSSSSSSSSGGSGPYVTPTSGRTSSCYGMRWGTLHGGVDIAAPIGTPIYAAHSGVVARAGTATGFGYAVYIRGDDGAITVYGHVNEYFVSAGERVVAGERIATVGNRGQSTGPHLHFEVHPGGALHGGQVDPVPWLRARGASISGC, encoded by the coding sequence GTGCTCGCCGGCGTCGTCACCGCGACGGTCGTGCTCACCGGCGCCGCTCCGGTGAGCGCCGCCCCCGAGCCCCCCAACCCCACCGACGAGCAGCTCGGTGAGGCGCAGTCGTCGCAGGACGCCGCCGCCGCGGAGGTCGGCCGGATCGGGGCCCTGGTGGCCCAGGCGGAGTCGGAGCTGGAGCGCTACGCCTACCAGGCCGAGGCCGCCGGCACCGCCTACCTGGCCGCCGAGGAGGCGCTGGTCCAGGCGCAGGCCGAGGCCGCGCGGACGGCGCTGGAGCTGGAGGCCGCGGTCGCCGCCGTGGACGCGGCCATGGCCCGCATCGCCGGCTTCTCCCGCGACAGCTACATGAACGGCAACACCCTGTCCACGGCCGCCGCGTTGCTGGACGCCGACGGGCCGGCCGAGCTGGTGCAGACCGCCGCGATGCTGGACTACGTCTCGGCCAACCACCTCGACGTGCTCGGCCAGCTCGAGATCGCCCAGGTGCAGCAGGCCAACGCCGACTCCGCGGCCCGCGCCGCCCGCGACAAGACCGCCCAGGCCGAGGCCGCCGCGGCCGCCGCCAAGGCCGAGGCCGACCGGCAGCTGTCCGCCCAGCGCGCCGCCTACGACCAGGTCTCCGCGCAGAAGGCCGACTACGAGGCCCAGCTGCAGGCCGCGGAGATCGAGCTGCTGCGCCTGCAGGGCGCCCGCAACGCGTTCGAGGAGTGGCAGGCGCAGAAGGCCGCCGAGGAGGCGGCAGCCGCCGAGGCAGCCCGCCGCGCCGAGCAGGAGGCGGCCGCCGCGGCCGCCGCCGCCCGCGCCGCGGCCCGCAGCCAGAGCTCCGGCTCCGGCAGCTCGTCGTCGTCGTCCTCGTCGTCGTCCTCGTCCTCGTCGTCGTCCTCCGGCGGCTCGGGCCCCTACGTCACGCCGACCTCGGGTCGCACCTCCAGCTGCTACGGCATGCGCTGGGGCACCCTGCACGGCGGCGTGGACATCGCCGCCCCCATCGGCACGCCGATCTACGCCGCGCACTCCGGCGTCGTCGCCCGGGCCGGCACGGCCACCGGCTTCGGCTACGCGGTCTACATCCGCGGGGACGACGGCGCGATCACCGTCTACGGGCACGTCAACGAGTACTTCGTCAGCGCCGGCGAGCGGGTGGTCGCCGGCGAGCGGATCGCCACGGTCGGCAACCGCGGCCAGTCCACCGGCCCGCACCTGCACTTCGAGGTGCACCCCGGCGGGGCGCTGCACGGCGGCCAGGTCGACCCGGTGCCGTGGCTGCGCGCCCGCGGGGCGAGCATCAGCGGCTGTTAG
- a CDS encoding MBL fold metallo-hydrolase, whose protein sequence is MRTPEDPRSTWQLPAPGMMPRTADLEPLVTRVLAPNPSPMTLDGTNSYLVGAPGSGQAVLVDPGPDDPAHLAAVDAALAARDARCVAVLVTHHHGDHAEAALPWGQRFGAEVGAADARVAGPGGRVLAAGERLTLAGTALDVVPTPGHTADHLAFRLESGAVLVGDHVLGRGTSVVTHPEGDVLAYLASLRRVHDLGPSALYCGHGPELTEDPGAVLDFYLAHRAFREQQLLAAVVRGGGTVDALVADVYADVPRELWPAAAQSTRATLAKLAAEGHAVLDGDRVSLP, encoded by the coding sequence GTGAGGACCCCGGAGGACCCCCGCAGCACCTGGCAGCTCCCCGCGCCGGGGATGATGCCGCGGACGGCGGACCTCGAGCCGCTGGTCACCCGGGTGCTGGCGCCCAACCCCTCGCCGATGACGCTGGACGGCACCAACAGCTACCTCGTCGGCGCCCCGGGCAGCGGGCAGGCCGTGCTGGTCGACCCGGGCCCGGACGACCCGGCGCACCTGGCTGCGGTGGACGCGGCGCTGGCTGCGCGCGACGCCCGCTGCGTCGCGGTCCTGGTCACCCACCACCACGGCGACCACGCGGAGGCGGCGCTCCCGTGGGGGCAGCGGTTCGGGGCGGAGGTCGGGGCCGCCGACGCCCGGGTGGCCGGTCCGGGCGGGCGGGTCCTGGCGGCGGGGGAGCGGCTGACCCTGGCCGGGACGGCGCTGGACGTCGTCCCCACGCCCGGGCACACCGCCGACCACCTGGCCTTCCGGCTGGAGTCCGGCGCGGTCCTCGTCGGCGACCACGTGCTGGGCCGCGGGACGTCGGTGGTGACCCACCCCGAGGGCGACGTGCTGGCCTACCTGGCGTCGTTGCGCCGGGTGCACGACCTGGGGCCCAGCGCGCTGTACTGCGGACACGGACCGGAGCTGACCGAGGACCCCGGCGCGGTGCTGGACTTCTACCTGGCCCACCGGGCGTTCCGGGAGCAGCAGCTGCTCGCCGCGGTGGTGCGCGGCGGCGGGACCGTCGACGCGCTGGTGGCCGACGTGTACGCCGACGTGCCGCGGGAGCTGTGGCCGGCGGCGGCCCAGTCGACCCGGGCGACGCTGGCCAAGCTCGCCGCGGAGGGGCACGCGGTGCTGGACGGCGACCGGGTGTCCCTGCCGTGA
- a CDS encoding ATP-binding cassette domain-containing protein — protein MNPPLVELRDVGKDFGAVIALDGVSTTVRAGEVTCVLGDNGAGKSTLIKVLAGVHRPDRGQLLLDGVPVQFSAPRDALDAGIATVYQDLAMIPLMAIWRNFFLGAEPTRGRGPFRRFDTAHAREVTRRELLAMGIDIRDPDQPVGTLSGGERQSVAIARAVHFGARVLILDEPTSALGVKQAGIVLRYIAQARDRGVGVVFITHNPHHAHPVGDRFLLLGRGRGLGDLAKGEVSVEELTRLMSGGSELDRLAGELGRPAG, from the coding sequence GTGAACCCGCCGCTGGTGGAGCTGCGGGACGTCGGCAAGGACTTCGGCGCGGTCATCGCCCTCGACGGCGTCAGCACCACGGTGCGGGCCGGCGAGGTCACCTGCGTGCTCGGCGACAACGGCGCGGGCAAGTCCACGCTGATCAAGGTGCTCGCCGGCGTGCACCGGCCCGACCGCGGTCAGCTGCTGCTCGACGGCGTCCCCGTGCAGTTCAGCGCGCCGCGCGACGCCCTGGACGCCGGGATCGCCACGGTCTACCAGGACCTGGCGATGATCCCGCTGATGGCGATCTGGCGGAACTTCTTCCTGGGTGCGGAGCCCACGCGCGGCCGTGGCCCGTTCCGCCGCTTCGACACCGCCCACGCCCGGGAGGTCACCCGCCGCGAGCTGCTGGCGATGGGCATCGACATCCGCGACCCCGACCAGCCGGTCGGCACCCTCTCCGGCGGCGAGCGGCAGTCGGTCGCCATCGCCCGCGCCGTCCACTTCGGCGCCCGGGTGCTGATCCTCGACGAGCCGACGTCGGCGCTGGGCGTCAAGCAGGCCGGCATCGTGCTGCGCTACATCGCCCAGGCCCGCGACCGCGGGGTCGGCGTGGTGTTCATCACCCACAACCCGCACCACGCGCACCCGGTCGGTGACCGGTTCCTGCTGCTCGGGCGGGGTCGCGGTCTGGGGGACCTCGCGAAGGGCGAGGTCAGCGTCGAGGAGCTCACCCGGTTGATGTCCGGCGGGTCCGAGCTGGACCGGCTCGCCGGTGAGCTGGGCAGGCCGGCGGGGTAG